One Mesorhizobium loti genomic window carries:
- a CDS encoding ArsR family transcriptional regulator has translation MKMDHDIILKALAHPFRRDVLAWLKEPEQHFAAQAHPLEMGVCASQFDHRGLAQSSVSAHLATLASADLVTTRRVGQWVFYKRNEETIAAFQAALSDL, from the coding sequence ATGAAGATGGACCACGACATCATATTGAAGGCACTGGCGCATCCGTTTCGACGCGATGTGCTGGCGTGGCTGAAGGAGCCTGAACAGCACTTCGCCGCGCAAGCGCATCCGCTCGAAATGGGCGTCTGCGCCAGCCAGTTCGACCATCGCGGCCTGGCGCAGTCCAGTGTTTCGGCACATCTGGCGACGCTGGCGTCGGCCGACCTGGTGACGACGCGGCGGGTCGGCCAATGGGTGTTCTACAAGCGCAATGAAGAAACCATCGCCGCCTTCCAGGCCGCCTTGTCCGATCTCTGA